One genomic window of Granulicella arctica includes the following:
- a CDS encoding winged helix-turn-helix domain-containing protein, with amino-acid sequence MVYLFQKFELDDSEFCLFHEGRRVPLEPRALRVLLLFVQNPGKLLQKDFILESVWKTTFVEESTLTRAITILRKQLGDDSRAPTYIETVPTLGYRFIAKVETLSIAGPGESHPDAKLLVNQTLEPQPHPLTPEADQDRFPPVATVNEVLTSNPLSRRNEGRSLHWRNWYFLAVLLPVAGGAALWLSSHHRPILEEKKAVVLSDFENSTGDAVFDGTLREGLTVQLEQSPVLSLVSEPRIRNTLRMMSRNPETRLTPVLAREICQRTDSAAMLDGSIASLGSQYVVTLHATNCNTGEVLYTEQVQAARKEDVLHALSTVASNLRSRLGESISSIRSLDTPLDEATTSSLDALKAFSESARVENESGSAAAIQLAQRAVELDPKFAVAWAILGRLYGDIGQEQSSAESTAKAYEFRDHASDHERFFIVASYEMQVTGNLEKAEETCETWAQVYPNDAGSYGFRAGLILRVFGQYEKAVEKAEHLVLIHPDFAMAYHFVALNDIALGRYRDAQRIGERASARNFMIPYYALDQFRLASLTGDEAAMQRVVTMAAKMPGSEDMIAGQQASSFASHGQLEKARAVSAGAINFMVQSGRREAAARAESGSALREAFLGNPDQAKRLALAALGLSKGRDAQYGAAFALALSGDSTKAEALASDLEKRFPEDTSVRFHYVPTLRALVALNRHNATKAIELLQANVPYELGSPQSSFSGFYGVLYPVYVRGMAYLMMHRGNDASIEFRKILDHPGIVANDPVGALAHFQLGRAYVQSGNPVGAQAAYKDFFALWNVADQDLPLLKQSQLDFARIEDRNH; translated from the coding sequence TTGGTCTATCTCTTTCAAAAGTTTGAACTTGACGACTCAGAGTTCTGTCTCTTCCATGAGGGTCGGCGAGTCCCGCTTGAGCCCAGGGCGCTGCGAGTTCTGCTGCTCTTCGTCCAAAATCCGGGCAAACTGCTTCAGAAGGACTTCATTCTTGAGAGCGTTTGGAAGACCACATTTGTAGAGGAAAGCACGCTGACCCGCGCGATCACGATCCTACGCAAGCAGTTGGGAGATGACTCGCGCGCTCCGACCTATATTGAGACCGTCCCAACTCTAGGCTATCGGTTCATCGCAAAGGTCGAGACCCTGTCGATCGCCGGACCAGGCGAATCTCACCCCGATGCCAAGCTCCTCGTCAACCAGACTTTGGAACCCCAGCCGCACCCCCTCACGCCGGAAGCAGATCAAGATCGATTCCCTCCAGTGGCCACGGTCAATGAGGTCCTAACCTCAAATCCTTTGTCTCGAAGAAATGAGGGCCGGTCACTCCATTGGAGGAATTGGTACTTCCTGGCGGTTTTGCTCCCGGTTGCCGGAGGAGCTGCGCTTTGGTTGAGTTCTCACCATCGGCCAATTCTCGAAGAGAAGAAAGCTGTCGTGCTCAGCGATTTTGAGAACTCTACTGGGGATGCCGTATTCGACGGAACGCTTCGCGAGGGATTGACCGTTCAACTGGAGCAATCTCCCGTGCTCAGTCTCGTCTCCGAGCCGCGCATTCGGAATACGCTGCGCATGATGAGCCGAAATCCGGAGACGCGGTTGACGCCGGTGTTGGCTCGGGAGATCTGCCAGCGGACTGACAGTGCCGCGATGCTTGACGGCTCAATTGCCTCGCTGGGAAGCCAATATGTGGTCACGCTTCATGCAACGAACTGCAACACGGGAGAGGTTCTCTATACGGAGCAGGTCCAAGCCGCCAGAAAAGAGGACGTGCTTCATGCTCTCAGCACCGTTGCCAGCAACCTCAGAAGCCGTTTGGGTGAATCCATATCATCGATCAGAAGCCTGGACACTCCTCTAGACGAAGCAACCACCTCATCGCTTGACGCCTTGAAGGCATTCAGCGAATCGGCTCGGGTCGAAAATGAGAGCGGGAGCGCCGCCGCGATTCAGCTCGCGCAGCGCGCTGTTGAACTAGACCCCAAATTTGCAGTGGCCTGGGCGATCCTGGGCCGCCTGTATGGGGATATCGGACAGGAACAATCCTCCGCGGAGAGCACGGCCAAGGCCTATGAGTTTCGTGACCATGCCAGCGATCACGAAAGGTTTTTCATCGTGGCTTCGTATGAGATGCAGGTCACTGGAAATCTGGAAAAGGCAGAGGAAACCTGCGAGACGTGGGCCCAGGTTTATCCCAATGACGCCGGGAGTTACGGCTTCAGGGCCGGCCTGATCCTCAGGGTGTTCGGCCAGTACGAAAAGGCCGTCGAAAAGGCCGAGCATCTAGTTCTCATCCATCCAGACTTCGCCATGGCATACCACTTTGTCGCTCTTAATGACATAGCGCTTGGCCGCTACAGGGACGCTCAGCGCATCGGCGAGCGCGCGTCAGCAAGGAACTTTATGATTCCTTACTACGCCCTCGACCAGTTCCGCCTGGCTTCTCTTACCGGAGATGAAGCAGCGATGCAGCGAGTCGTCACTATGGCGGCGAAGATGCCGGGCAGCGAGGACATGATTGCCGGCCAGCAGGCATCTTCCTTCGCCTCCCACGGACAACTGGAAAAGGCTCGTGCGGTCTCGGCTGGCGCAATCAACTTTATGGTGCAGTCAGGTAGGCGAGAAGCGGCGGCGAGAGCGGAGAGCGGCTCTGCGCTGCGGGAGGCTTTCTTAGGCAATCCAGATCAGGCAAAGCGTCTGGCACTCGCCGCGCTGGGCCTTTCGAAGGGGCGGGATGCTCAGTACGGTGCAGCCTTCGCCCTTGCGCTTTCAGGCGATTCAACTAAGGCCGAGGCGCTGGCGAGTGACCTAGAAAAGCGTTTTCCCGAGGACACGTCAGTGCGTTTTCACTATGTCCCGACGCTTCGCGCGCTGGTCGCGCTCAATCGTCATAATGCGACAAAGGCAATTGAGTTGTTACAAGCCAATGTTCCTTATGAGCTAGGGTCTCCGCAAAGCAGCTTCTCCGGTTTCTACGGCGTGCTCTATCCCGTTTATGTGCGAGGTATGGCTTATCTCATGATGCATCGCGGCAACGACGCGTCTATTGAATTCCGCAAGATTCTAGATCATCCTGGAATTGTTGCGAACGACCCAGTAGGAGCGTTGGCTCACTTCCAGCTTGGAAGAGCCTACGTACAGTCGGGGAATCCAGTTGGAGCCCAAGCTGCCTACAAGGACTTTTTTGCTCTGTGGAATGTTGCCGACCAGGATCTCCCACTCTTGAAACAATCGCAGCTTGATTTCGCTCGCATTGAAGACCGTAATCATTGA
- a CDS encoding AraC family transcriptional regulator has translation MLTVQSASPNPALLTYVRTYVQREAHLGTRELIEPVVARLGVMLEFEFAGSYEVRNYGSETVEDPNVISVIGPQGWRRSRLIIRGDIESLVVMFQPFGFHALFGVPTALLSNAGTEGHSLLGRKVSRLREQLGNLPTFAQRAKALDTFFLRQVSVPQSVDPLQKALHLLMAPGTGLKVSEVARQTGVGLRQLERRSLDYAGMSPKTLARIARFSHALRLRTERSLSWTRIAHAAQYHDHMHMIRDFREFAGEAPTSALQEIEPEHLIHFAMEPSSSRR, from the coding sequence ATGCTTACGGTTCAAAGCGCTTCCCCCAATCCCGCACTGTTGACTTACGTTCGGACGTATGTTCAGCGGGAGGCACACCTTGGCACACGAGAGCTTATTGAGCCTGTGGTCGCGCGACTTGGTGTGATGCTTGAATTTGAATTCGCTGGGTCCTACGAGGTTCGGAACTATGGATCGGAGACGGTGGAAGACCCGAACGTCATCTCTGTCATTGGACCTCAGGGATGGCGCCGCTCGCGGCTCATTATCAGGGGAGATATTGAGTCCCTGGTTGTCATGTTTCAACCCTTCGGCTTTCACGCGCTCTTTGGAGTGCCGACAGCATTGCTATCGAATGCCGGGACTGAGGGGCACTCGCTCCTGGGTCGAAAGGTGTCGCGCCTTCGCGAGCAGCTTGGAAATCTACCCACGTTTGCGCAGAGAGCGAAAGCACTCGATACTTTCTTCCTCCGGCAAGTATCAGTCCCGCAGTCGGTCGATCCACTACAGAAAGCGCTTCATCTGCTCATGGCACCAGGGACAGGTCTGAAAGTTTCCGAGGTAGCCAGACAGACGGGCGTCGGCCTTCGCCAGCTTGAGCGAAGATCCCTCGACTACGCAGGTATGTCCCCAAAGACCCTGGCCCGCATCGCACGTTTTAGTCATGCTCTTCGCCTCAGAACCGAGCGTTCCTTGAGTTGGACGCGGATCGCCCATGCCGCCCAATATCACGATCATATGCACATGATTCGGGACTTCCGTGAATTTGCAGGGGAGGCCCCAACGTCTGCGCTACAGGAGATCGAACCGGAGCATCTCATCCACTTCGCAATGGAGCCATCGTCCAGTCGCCGGTGA
- a CDS encoding nuclear transport factor 2 family protein: protein MKTPTTSRRTFLVIGTALAASSALRGEEPINPEASRATANWFLSKWIEAWNHHDAHQLGLLQTSDANTVNRFGTLVQGRAAVEKALGFLHNPGGPYHDVTAPPLQLLDVRQIAPTVIILQASWKSPVMNPDGKLDLAKEDDMLVSYTLLKAGGEWKGTQMDLHNVEKMDLPYSTPEQRR from the coding sequence ATGAAAACTCCTACGACTTCCCGCCGCACTTTCCTCGTTATCGGGACCGCACTCGCGGCCTCCTCTGCCCTTAGAGGTGAAGAACCAATCAACCCAGAAGCATCGCGTGCAACGGCCAATTGGTTTCTGAGTAAGTGGATTGAAGCATGGAACCATCACGACGCTCATCAACTCGGCCTCCTGCAAACCTCCGACGCCAATACTGTCAACCGCTTTGGCACGCTGGTCCAGGGTCGCGCCGCTGTGGAGAAGGCCCTCGGCTTCCTGCACAACCCCGGCGGGCCGTATCATGACGTCACCGCCCCACCGTTACAGCTGCTCGATGTTCGACAGATTGCGCCGACCGTCATCATTCTGCAGGCAAGCTGGAAGAGTCCGGTGATGAATCCGGACGGTAAGCTCGACCTGGCGAAGGAGGACGATATGCTTGTGTCGTACACTTTGCTGAAAGCCGGCGGCGAGTGGAAGGGGACTCAGATGGACCTGCATAATGTCGAGAAGATGGACCTACCTTACTCGACCCCAGAGCAGAGAAGGTAG
- a CDS encoding helix-turn-helix transcriptional regulator: protein MDSLDVLFRPLGMYRLFGVPISPLVGGGAEGHAVFGPQISSLYQRLGNAETFADRVQLLDRFFLHRLQQSRPLDPTARAMHRLASGRCNVGDAARMIGISERHLERRSQQWAGVSPKALARVSRFQRAIAEYRSGHGSWMDIAHKVGYYDQMHMVRDFHDLGGGAPTQVVSEILDEHLISFCCG, encoded by the coding sequence GTGGATTCGCTCGATGTTCTGTTTCGGCCGCTGGGAATGTACCGTCTGTTTGGCGTGCCGATTTCGCCGCTTGTTGGCGGGGGCGCGGAAGGGCATGCGGTATTCGGCCCGCAGATATCGTCTCTCTATCAGCGTCTCGGCAATGCGGAGACCTTTGCCGATCGCGTACAACTGCTGGACAGATTTTTCCTTCATCGGCTGCAGCAGTCCCGCCCGCTCGATCCGACCGCTCGCGCCATGCACCGGTTGGCCTCTGGCAGATGCAACGTAGGGGACGCCGCAAGAATGATCGGGATCAGCGAGCGTCACTTGGAGCGAAGGTCCCAGCAGTGGGCCGGAGTGTCTCCAAAGGCCCTGGCCAGGGTCTCTCGTTTTCAGCGTGCCATTGCTGAGTACAGGTCAGGCCACGGCAGTTGGATGGACATCGCTCATAAAGTCGGCTACTACGACCAGATGCACATGGTGAGAGACTTTCATGATCTGGGAGGCGGTGCTCCGACCCAGGTCGTCAGCGAGATCCTGGATGAGCATCTGATCTCGTTCTGTTGTGGATGA